In Myotis daubentonii chromosome 11, mMyoDau2.1, whole genome shotgun sequence, the genomic window CCTCCAAAGGAAAACAAGAGACCTAAGATCTCCCTTTACAGCCTATTATCTGTACAGAACTACATGAGACTCCGGTACCTTGCCTCTTTTCCATGGTCGCCAATCACTCTGTCATCACGGCCAAGGTTCCTAGAAGAGATCCGAGCCAGTTCCATCTCAATCTCCAGGCCGTGCATCTGAAAGCGGGCACGATGGCGGGAGTAGCCTGCCAGGTGCTCGTCCGCACCGATCCCGGTCAGCACGACCTTTGCCTGGCTCCGATACGGCCTCACGTCCTCCGGGGCCACCAGGCAGCCAGCTCCCCGGACAGCAAACCAGACGGCACAGCTGATGCTGTCGTCCAGCACCGTGTCCGAGGGCTGGACCAGGTGGCGAATGCGAGCTCTTCTCAGCTCCTGCAGTTCTTCCAGAGAAACGTTAATGTCGACCAGATTCCAGGCCCGGGCCTGGTTGGCGGCTTGCAGCTCTTTCAGGCCCGCTCGGCCCGTGGCTCGGTCGGGGGCACCGACCCACTTTTCGGGACCCGCAGCAGCATCAGGAGTCGATCCCTCAGACGGCATCTCGCAGTTTCCCTGTTTCCTCCCTCTGCTGTTGGAACTGGCCGGGGCGGCCTTTTCTTTCGTCATGAAAGCCACGTTCAGCAGATCAATGGGCTCCTCTAAAGGAACATGACGGTCAGCAAGGGCTGCAATGACCATGGAGTCAACACCCCCGGAGAACAGGACTGCCACCTTTGCTCACGGCGCCCGGTGGCCGGGCTCCCTCCCGAGGCAGACACAGGACGCGCCTCCCGACAGCGCTGCTCAGCACAGCGAGGAACCGCCCCACCACCTCCTGCGTGTGCGCGTCCGCCAGCAGGGCCCGCAGCGTGTCTCCCGTGGGAGTGCTGCTGGCAGTGCCGGCGCGGAGGGCGGCAGCGGGAGCCGGGGCAGCAGCACATTCAGAGGAGCAACAGGTTCATTCAGGCACAGTCTGGCTTCGTTTGCTGCCACGGATACAAACGCTGGCAGGCTCGCTGAAATCCAAGCCAGGCTGTCGTCACAGTCTTTGAGAACGTTCTCCTTAGAAATGGATCTCCAAGGATACGACTTTAAAACCACAGATTTGCAGACAGAAGTAGATTTGAGATCAATTCGGAAAATTCCAGATGCTGGAACTTCTCGCCATGGATTGGCCACTTCCGATGTGTGGGAGCCAACTGAAGAGAGGCAGAAACTCATGCCCGAGTTACTAAAATGCCACAGCAAGCTCCGGCGACCAAAAAAATCCCTACCAAACCACAGATGATGATTAGATGCTTGGTAATAGATAAAAGACCAAGGACCCTGAACTTCCGAGAAGAGTGACACAATGTCAGACTCATTCTGACAAGAGGAAAGACAGTTAAACATGATCTGAGTGTCATTCTCTTCGGCATCCACCTGCACTCCACCGAAGACTTCTCCGTTCCACAGGAGCACGTCgcccctctccccttccagcGGCTGGGCAGTCAACACCCCTCTTAGGTGAAGGACATGCCCCGAAAATAAACACTGGTAGTTCGCATTCGACTTCAACAACTGTCTACTGCTATCGGGTCCCCGTCGTCTAAGGTTACacagcaagaaaacaaaaatttctccCAGGTAGTCTTGTTTTTCACTATTGAGAGCATTAGAGTCCAGTAACCACTGAAATAAGTCACTGGAGTACTGAGGGCGTGGGGTGTCCTTTGTAACTCTGGAGATCTTAATATCTGGAAGCAGGCCCCAGAAGTTGCTGAAAACTTGCCATGCAGGGCCTCTGTGAGGCTTGCCCCATAACAGTCCAGCTCCAGGCATAGGAGACAACAGTCAGGCCCATTATGAGGACATTGATGTAAATCCTCAAAACTGCCTTCCTCCAGCAGTTAGAATAGAATGCTTTGTGTTCAAAAATCAATATGCCAAAGAAAGAGGCCCACATGCTAAGAAGAAaacacttcccccttcccccacccccaaatatgctgACTTTCAGGAAAGGTAGGGAATATCTGATTTAGATACAAGCAAGATTATAAATAGTTCCTGTATTAAATAAGAGGAGCCCAAAGTAATAAGAGGGTAACAACACTCAGTCACAGTAACAGAAAGACTCTGGGATGAAAGCATATATAACCTGAGATAAATGAAGACGTGAaggggaagaaatgaaagagcACATTTAGTGGCAGATGATAGTAATGCAGATTGATAAAGGGAGAGACAATCTACAAGGAATAGGCATTCTGCTTAGAAAGGGAGCAATAATGAAAACCGAATAGAGAAAACTCCCAATTCGAGGAAAACACTTCAAATTGAAAACTGAGAGGTATCACACCAGCAAAGAAAGATCAGTGAATAGAGATGAATTCCAACATGACataatgaaattttacattttgaagattaagaatACATACCCAGCCCTATCTTAGAGCgtcattgtcccaatacaccaaggatgtgggttcaatccctggtcagggaacatacaagaatcaaccaatgaatgcataaatatatggaacaacaaaccgatgtttctccctctctaaataaatgaataaaaagaattttcaagAATACATACTGAAGTCACAACATTTGAAAATCAGATACATACAGAGGGACATTCAAAATGATACAAGACAGTTTTTCATTAACAGATGAAAAACTATATTCAAGCAAACATAGATATATTGTTATCAAAGTAAAATTAGAGCAAAAAAGTCTACACCAAGGtaaaagtgttgttttatatTGATAAACTCAGAATTAATAGTATAGTGATACTGAAACTTTAAGCAAGGGGAAGTAAATAGAAAtacaagagaaagtaaaattttaaaataacattagcTCATGGTAAGTCATATAGGTAATTATATATAGAATATCAGGATACTTAAATAATGTAGTATATCCAATTGTTTACTTGGAGAGAACATTTACGGACATATTCATGCATCATccacaaaatgattatttaagattCCATAAAGTATACttaatgcatataagcataaccaatggacataagacactgggggataggggaggctaggggactgtctagggcggggggataaaatggatacatatgtaataccctttgtaatactttaagcaataaaaataaataaataattaaaaaaataaaaataaaaacttatcctcAAATAGTTTATCCATATTCTCATATCACAAGCAATGAAGATCTAGGTtaggtttttttggttgttgttgttgttgttaatcctcacccaaggatactttttcttttgattttcagagagcgcggatgggagggaggaaaggagggagggacgtccagaatgtaaactgaggcgagaaagaaagctgcagagCAGGTCCAGGACGACAACCTGTGCTGTCACTCAGGGGACACTCAGGAGCACTCAGTGCTGGGTTTAAAGCTCCATTGTCACCATTTTgtgattcttaataattttaccttaaaactcaGCTTTGTAAGTCAAGTTTATGGAGACAATGGAGCATGCGCATGAGGGGATGTGCGCAATATGAGTACCTGCTTTTCCCTTCACAAACAGCATTGGGGAAGCCCCATGGCACAGAATTTCCATGGAGCCATGATGGTGGGAGTTCAGTGAGACTCAACATGAGTACCTGTAAGGTTGCTCTGCCTCCCACTAAGTAAGGGGGGTGCTGACAGCCCTGAGAGGCTCCATCCTTTTCATTTGAACCAGTTGCCTTTtggggaccctgaaaacagctgtCCGCATGCGGCTCCGCCCAGGGATAGTAATAGGGATGGGAGTGAGAGAGCACTGAGGACTGTCCCTAGGAAACTGAAAACATATGAGAGTCCTAAACGAATGACTCATCGCCAATGATCCTCCTCAAATAGCGGCACATTATTCTAATCAAGATTCTGGAAAACACTCCTCCTTGTAGACAATATAACCAAGTGCAGTCTGATATGTGGACCGGGACTTCTGTGTGGGGATGTAACTCAACTGAGAACTTGTCGTGTGGTTGCATGGGGATCACACTCTGACACGCACCAACTCGGCCACCTCCATATCTGCTTGAAATGTCCTGTGGAGAGCTTTATTACAGAACTTAGGGGATGGATATATGTAACCTATGTGAAATGTATtcctgaggggtgggggagggatgatattttagacttcattattcaattataacttaccaaaacaaaatttctatttaacattCACAAAACTATGGA contains:
- the LOC132212669 gene encoding LOW QUALITY PROTEIN: asparagine synthetase domain-containing protein 1-like (The sequence of the model RefSeq protein was modified relative to this genomic sequence to represent the inferred CDS: inserted 3 bases in 2 codons); translated protein: MPGAGLLWGKPHRGPAWQVFSNFWGLLPDIKISRVTKDTPRPQYSSDLFQWLLDSNALNSEKQDYLGEIFVFLLCNLRRRGPDSSRQLLKSNANYQCLFSGHVLHLRGVLTAQPLEGERGDVLLWNGEVFGGVQVDAEENDTQIMFNCLSSCQNESDIVSLFSEVQGPWSFIYYQASNHHLWFGRDFFGRRSLLWHFSNSGMSFCLSSVGSHTSEVANPWREVPASGIFRIDLKSTSVCKSVVLKSYPWRSISKENVLKDCDDSLAWISASLPAFVSVAANEARLCLNEPVAPLNVLLPRLPLXALRAGTASSTPTGDTLRALLADAHTQEVVGRFLAVLSSAVGRRVLCLPREGARPPGAVXAKVAVLFSGGVDSMVIAALADRHVPLEEPIDLLNVAFMTKEKAAPASSNSRGRKQGNCEMPSEGSTPDAAAGPEKWVGAPDRATGRAGLKELQAANQARAWNLVDINVSLEELQELRRARIRHLVQPSDTVLDDSISCAVWFAVRGAGCLVAPEDVRPYRSQAKVVLTGIGADEHLAGYSRHRARFQMHGLEIEMELARISSRNLGRDDRVIGDHGKEARYRSLM